The following proteins are co-located in the Eriocheir sinensis breed Jianghai 21 chromosome 1, ASM2467909v1, whole genome shotgun sequence genome:
- the LOC126995951 gene encoding cilia- and flagella-associated protein 251-like yields MLQQLQLAVQTFCDTDSRAATTTVALTYTDVAARAKEEQGEKSKVEEGREEEEGEQKESGGCVEVEEVLAETDTERREEGGEEKKEEEADVQLTGTEREPPYPLGWEEPVARLRCAEHLVYFSNCEECLSGMTAQERQRRLQERRDRISERRVERRERLQQLNGDGKTKKRKGRRARRLQAKAEEELSRRPRKIRFNLKDVPKPVKDREFLYRLYQSRKGGMVQQWRNRLAALNNSEAAWRQELEALAAKRGWRAEGLEYTERSVQEEEWGAEAKDEHGEKGGRECLEGKGEEGVEERKEEEQGEEGRVEEERVEKEQGEGKVKGVMKGKEEQREE; encoded by the coding sequence ATGCTCCAGCAGCTGCAGCTGGCGGTGCAGACTTTCTGCGACACCGACTCAAGGGCCGCCACCACGACGGTGGCCCTCACCTACACGGACGTGGCGGCAAGggccaaggaggaacaaggagagaagagcaaggtggaggaagggagggaggaggaagagggggagcagAAGGAGAGTGGAGGCTGCGTAGAAGTGGAAGAGGTATTAGCTGAGACAGAcacggaaaggagggaggaaggaggggaagagaaaaaagaagaagaagctgacGTGCAGCTGACGGGCACAGAGAGGGAGCCGCCCTATCCGCTGGGCTGGGAGGAGCCGGTGGCCCGGCTCAGGTGTGCTGAACACCTCGTCTACTTCAGCAACTGTGAGGAGTGCCTCAGCGGTATGACTGCCCAGGAGCGGCAAAGGCGCCTGCAGGAGCGGCGGGACCGTATCAGCGAGCGACGTGTCGAGCGGCGGGAACGACTGCAGCAGCTCAACGGCGATGGCAAGACGAAGAAGCGTAAGGGACGCAGGGCCCGGCGGCTACAGgccaaggcggaggaggagctttCTCGGCGGCCTCGCAAGATCAGGTTCAACCTGAAGGACGTCCCCAAACCCGTCAAGGACCGGGAGTTCCTGTACCGCCTCTACCAGTCCAGGAAAGGCGGCATGGTGCAGCAGTGGCGCAACCGCCTCGCCGCCCTCAACAACAGCGAGGCGGCGTGGCGGCAGGAGTTGGAAGCCCTGGCGGCCAAGCGAGGCTGGCGGGCCGAGGGCCTCGAGTACACGGAGCggagtgtgcaggaggaggagtggggagcaGAGGCCAAGGACGaacatggagagaagggagggagggagtgcttggaaggaaagggtgaggagggggtggaagaaaggaaggaggaggaacagggtgaagaagggagggtggaggaagagagggtggagaaggaacagggggaagggaaggtgaagggagtgatgaagggtaaggaggaacagagagaggaatga